One Pectobacterium cacticida genomic window, GCATGCCGCAAAATGTGGAGTTTGGCCATGCCGCCGCCATGTTTGGCCTGAATTACGTGCGAGCCACAACCTGGGAAGCCGTAGCGGATGCGGTAGCGACAAGCTGGGTTGAGGGGGGCGTAACCTTGTTGGAAGCGATCGTTGAACCGCAAGACGGCGCGGAAACGCTCAATGAACTGGTTGCACAGGTGGCGATGTGGCCCTATTAAATCTTCATCCGCTGAACTGCCGAAAAGTGATGCCGAGCACGCTATCCCCGATGCAGCCGTGGCTAGTCTGCCTGCATGGTTTATTAGGTAGTGGGGAGGACTGGCTGCCAATTTTGCCGTTTTTTCCTGATTGGCCCGTGCTGCTGGTGGATTTACCCGGACACGGCGCGTCACGAACGATTGTCACAACCGATTTTGCCGCAGTGAATCGTCAACTTAGCGCGACGCTGAGTGAGCAGGGCGTCGAACGTTACTGGCTGCTGGGCTACTCGCTCGGCGGACGTATTGCGATGTATCACGCCTGCGCGGGCCAGCATGACGGCATGCTGGGGTTACTGGTCGAAGGCGGACACCCTGGTCTGCCAACCGCCGCTCAGCGTGAGGAACGCCGCCGCCATGACGCGCGTTGGGCGCAGCGCTTTCGGCAGGAAACGTTACCCATGGTCTTACAGGATTGGTATCGGCAGGCGGTCTTTGCCGATCTGAATGACCAACAACGCGAGCAGCTTATTACGCATCGGTGTCGGAATCATGGCGCTTCCGTCGCAACTATGCTGGAAGC contains:
- the menH gene encoding 2-succinyl-6-hydroxy-2,4-cyclohexadiene-1-carboxylate synthase is translated as MPSTLSPMQPWLVCLHGLLGSGEDWLPILPFFPDWPVLLVDLPGHGASRTIVTTDFAAVNRQLSATLSEQGVERYWLLGYSLGGRIAMYHACAGQHDGMLGLLVEGGHPGLPTAAQREERRRHDARWAQRFRQETLPMVLQDWYRQAVFADLNDQQREQLITHRCRNHGASVATMLEATSLGQQPFLADALRHLSLPFMYLCGASDVKFHTLAAHYGLPVVRVAQAGHNAHQANPTVYADRVRAFISPPVKD